In a genomic window of Ranitomeya imitator isolate aRanImi1 chromosome 5, aRanImi1.pri, whole genome shotgun sequence:
- the LOC138638039 gene encoding uncharacterized protein: MESISSTIKLLFPRCVMAGIDLKDAYYHLPIHAEHQQYLRVAVTLEGKELGWIVNFEKSRLNPETVQTFLGIQLDSVSQKCFLPQSKRLTIQSKVSDAIRKPYMTLRKAMSLLGSLSSCIPAVPWAQFHTRQLQYEVLSAQGKDGYLESRITLSSNVLESLSWWLDMDHLSRGVPWIIDPSKIITTDASPIGWGAHMEDNLAQNTWGQTELICSSNWKELKAIECALYHFLPQIHGTNVRIYSDNSTAVAYLNRQGGTKSGSLMTIAANIFQLAEAHLTSLTALHIKGVENIRADYLSRNELRQGEWTLNKSIFRRITEAWGIPQIDLFATRDNRQVQRFASLNTRDHPDMLDSLHHPWRFRLAYAFPPMSLIPLVIRKIRREQARVILIAPFWPKRPWFSCLQTMCLCDPWILPSDKELLYQGPFFHPQVKGLHLTAWNLRGNY; encoded by the exons atggaatccattagttctaccataaaactcttattccctaggtgtgtcatggccggaatagacttaaaggacgcctattaccatcttcccatacatgccgaacatcagcagtacctaagggtagcagtcaccctggagggaaag gagttaggttggatcgtcaacttcgaaaaatctcggctgaatccagaaaccgttcagacatttctaggaatccagctagactccgtaagtcagaaatgctttcttcctcagtcaaagaggttgactatacaatcaaaggtatcagacgcaatacgcaaaccctacatgacactaagaaaggccatgtccttactggggtcattatcatcatgtatccctgctgtaccttgggcacaattccatacccgtcaattgcagtacgaagtattgtcggctcaggggaaagacggttatttagaaagtagaataactctttccagtaatgtcttagaatcgctatcctggtggctagacatggaccacctatcacggggtgtgccatggataatagacccgtctaaaataattaccaccgacgccagccctattgggtggggagcacatatggaagacaatctggcccaaaatacttggggtcagacagaattaatatgttcctccaactggaaggagttaaaagcaatagaatgtgccttatatcattttcttccgcagattcatggaacaaatgtaagaatttactcagacaattccaccgcagtggcatacttgaaccgtcagggtggtacaaagtcaggaagtctgatgaccatagctgcaaacatctttcagctggcagaggctcatctaacatccttaacagccctgcacatcaaaggtgtagagaacatcagggcagactacctcagcagaaacgagttgcgtcaaggagaatggaccttaaacaaatccatattcagaaggataacagaagcatgggggataccacaaatcgacctatttgccacaagagacaaccggcaagtacaaaggttcgcttccctgaacaccagggatcacccagatatgttggactctctccaccatccttggcggttcagactggcatatgcctttcctccaatgtctctgattcctctagtgatcagaaagatcaggagggaacaggcaagagtaatcctcattgcaccattctggccgaaaagaccatggttctcttgtctccagaccatgtgcctatgcgatccttggatcctcccatcagacaaggagctgctgtaccaaggcccctttttccacccgcaagtgaaaggtcttcacttgacggcgtggaatttgagaggcaactattaa